A region from the Chlamydiales bacterium genome encodes:
- the pyk gene encoding pyruvate kinase, whose amino-acid sequence MRTRTKIICTMGPAVSSYEKILEMIDAGMNVARINFSHGTHADHQAVIEKLKKAREQRKMPLAIMLDTKGPEIRLGKMGAPEIPVTAGKRVLLVKDEIEGDEKRWQITPSIVLETLKPGVTVLFDDGYISSKVVEKSDKGVLVEIQNSGVIKSFKGVNIPGVFLDIPAMTEQDVQDIIFGCKQDVDIIAASFIRSADHVLEIKQLLEDQGKADTLVIAKIENSLGVQNFESIVQVADGIMVARGDLGVEMPLKQVPSLQKMMISKCIEACKPVVTATQMLESMIKNPRPTRAEVSDVANAIYDSTSAVMLSGETAVGQYPIEAISLMRSIAEEAERNFDYREFFERLPATDSHDISSSVSLAAVKTAYSAKGRAIFAFTNSGFTARLISRFRPQMPIIALTPHKKTYNQMAFNWGVVPVDPAHTSNVQEAFSICRDFAMKRELVQYGDLVTVTAGSPFGMSGSTNMMLVESVGDVLLRGDPSEGAKVEGKITIIATSSEQKRRSAKDRIALLSRCDESYLSVLKGALAIILQNLPTDRASEKHAARIARELDIPLITRAEGAAHAIPDGLQVTIDPEKGIVYKGSLSL is encoded by the coding sequence ATGCGGACCAGAACCAAAATCATCTGCACGATGGGACCGGCCGTAAGCTCATACGAAAAAATTTTAGAGATGATCGACGCCGGCATGAATGTGGCGCGGATCAACTTCAGCCACGGCACCCATGCCGACCATCAAGCTGTCATCGAAAAGTTAAAGAAGGCGAGAGAGCAGCGCAAGATGCCGCTTGCCATCATGCTGGATACCAAAGGCCCCGAAATTCGCCTTGGCAAGATGGGCGCGCCAGAGATCCCAGTTACAGCAGGCAAGAGGGTGCTTCTTGTTAAGGATGAGATTGAGGGAGATGAGAAGCGCTGGCAGATCACACCCTCCATCGTTCTAGAGACTTTAAAGCCTGGCGTGACCGTTCTTTTTGATGATGGATACATCTCTTCAAAGGTCGTAGAGAAAAGCGATAAGGGCGTCCTTGTTGAGATCCAGAACAGCGGCGTGATCAAGAGCTTTAAGGGCGTCAACATCCCCGGTGTTTTTCTAGACATTCCCGCCATGACCGAACAGGACGTGCAGGATATCATCTTCGGCTGCAAACAGGATGTGGATATCATCGCGGCCTCATTTATCCGTTCTGCAGACCATGTTCTGGAAATTAAGCAGCTTCTCGAAGATCAAGGTAAGGCGGACACGCTTGTTATTGCGAAAATTGAAAATAGCCTTGGTGTGCAGAATTTTGAGAGCATCGTTCAGGTGGCAGACGGCATCATGGTAGCAAGGGGAGATCTCGGCGTTGAGATGCCTTTAAAGCAGGTCCCTTCTCTGCAGAAGATGATGATTAGTAAGTGTATCGAGGCGTGCAAACCCGTTGTGACTGCTACACAGATGCTAGAGTCGATGATTAAGAATCCGCGCCCTACGCGCGCAGAGGTCTCCGATGTGGCTAATGCGATCTACGATAGCACTTCTGCTGTCATGCTCTCGGGAGAGACAGCGGTCGGACAGTATCCGATTGAGGCGATCTCTCTCATGCGCAGCATTGCAGAAGAGGCTGAGAGAAACTTCGACTACAGAGAGTTTTTCGAGCGGCTTCCCGCAACCGACTCACATGACATCTCCTCTTCGGTCTCTCTTGCCGCTGTTAAGACGGCCTACAGCGCAAAAGGGCGCGCGATCTTTGCCTTCACAAACAGCGGATTCACCGCGCGGCTTATCTCTCGGTTCAGACCGCAGATGCCCATTATTGCCCTCACCCCTCACAAGAAGACCTACAACCAGATGGCCTTCAACTGGGGCGTCGTCCCAGTAGATCCCGCGCACACTAGCAACGTGCAAGAGGCCTTCTCTATCTGCCGCGATTTTGCGATGAAAAGAGAGCTGGTCCAGTATGGAGATCTCGTCACTGTGACTGCAGGCTCTCCCTTTGGAATGAGCGGTTCGACCAACATGATGCTCGTCGAAAGTGTAGGGGATGTTCTATTGCGAGGAGACCCCTCTGAAGGAGCGAAAGTAGAAGGAAAGATTACCATCATAGCTACGTCTAGCGAACAGAAGCGCAGATCTGCAAAAGATCGCATTGCGCTCTTATCGCGCTGCGATGAGAGCTACCTCTCAGTCCTCAAAGGAGCCCTCGCGATCATTCTTCAAAATCTTCCCACAGATCGCGCTTCAGAGAAGCACGCCGCGCGCATCGCACGCGAACTGGATATCCCTCTAATCACAAGAGCCGAAGGTGCCGCACATGCCATTCCCGACGGGCTTCAGGTCACCATCGACCCCGAGAAGGGTATCGTCTACAAAGGCTCTCTCTCCTTGTGA
- a CDS encoding autotransporter domain-containing protein: MKRKSLACAFGYIYFTLLAVPCVDAAVTYTVDTNSDDITMGSGNTGSLRYVMKQILVSETDPNITINFNAALGTITLTDDLPILATNAVSSSTPSTITINGNANTIDGFDSSVPANYQAFFITPIYSYSKPSGVGITVNIDNLSIENCGILGGQGGSGGCGGGGGLGAGAGIFVDKDATVGVTNTAFTSCTVTGGTGSNGATVAARGSGGGGGYGGGGAGSGSNGGGAGGGGGFRSNGGSAGSSGGGGGAGGRWVPGLSTVDGGSSNSITNSGGGGGGTLTGGATTSSGLGGDGGSNLNSTGGAVGTNGNGAAGGPGTGGAGGGNNGPVITSGGAGGFGGGGGGSGTNSPLTTGAGGGGAGGAFGGGGGSSTGAASGGGAGGDFGGGGGAGANSATVGGSTGGSSFGGGGGGGARGGPGTLKGGTGGFGGGGGGGGPGNSPGAGGTEGGAGSAFSGTTGGGGGGGAGLGGALFVRDGGILDIGSGCSFSGNNAFGGTTVGGGAHGQGKGGDLYVIDSTTLTFSGDATFTDSLALPPGVAFHKKGVGLLSLSVASSYSGDTFIDAGELAVGADNQLGTGTNINVGSAGELIAAATFSTSKNVTINLGSTIVADSGAALTVNGTLDGAIGASLTVNDGVNTGSLLLTTPSTTYQGGTTINSGTLALTNTAALNSAGQVQVVSGGTFDISSLTAGSTQIGDLNNSGTVALGSKTLQFGTSTPSITLDGVIQDGGIGGGTGGSVEKLGSGKVIYNTPNTYTGTTTITNGELNVRAALSSSVVIGVSGTLSGTGPVGSVTSSGKISPGNSIGTININGTLTLNSSATTQIEVAPLSGSNDLIAVTGAASLNGSLLVVDDAGTYQSSQTHTILTASNVTGTFSSISATNPNFTVSVLYFPTFVELTIGSGGSLFNNVTIFGSNANSVKNNINALNAAGDLTTDPDLASVIDSLAGQSDAVVNDALTEMEPSQYSAMAELNTEVGAEIASIFHNRPNRKCSEFKPYDIWIEPFGNVFEIDDRGQQTGFRAKIGGVAAGFDAKVMDNWVVGFGGAYDHSRIKWRFNRGHADVNSYYGAVYTDYKTSKAYLGATLLAGKDRYHVSRGINFVTTNRHAISNYNGYDIVGQLSGGLFWGTSRFVASPYVNLDYIYLHENKFTEKKAGGLNLNVSSYASETFRSETGMSFRYRLGDRDKPYCFTPLVSLSWISDVPIHRDKYKTTFVGQTIPFEIVGWNHTWNLFAPSVGFTFSLPHFALTMQYMSEIGSGFFAQKGNIRLDFTW, from the coding sequence ATGAAAAGAAAGAGTCTAGCCTGCGCATTTGGCTACATCTACTTCACTCTACTCGCTGTACCTTGTGTAGATGCTGCTGTCACTTACACGGTCGACACGAACAGTGATGATATTACAATGGGCAGTGGAAATACCGGATCTCTGCGCTATGTAATGAAACAGATTCTTGTGAGTGAGACAGATCCAAATATCACAATCAACTTCAACGCAGCTCTTGGTACGATCACTCTTACTGATGACCTTCCGATCTTGGCAACCAATGCGGTATCCTCTTCCACGCCATCTACGATCACGATTAATGGAAATGCCAATACAATCGATGGATTTGACTCGTCGGTGCCTGCTAATTATCAAGCCTTCTTTATCACACCGATCTACAGCTATAGTAAGCCTTCAGGCGTGGGCATCACTGTAAATATCGACAATCTCTCCATTGAAAATTGCGGGATCTTAGGTGGTCAGGGCGGATCCGGAGGGTGTGGTGGAGGTGGCGGCTTGGGAGCTGGAGCTGGCATTTTTGTGGATAAGGATGCGACCGTTGGTGTCACTAATACCGCATTTACATCGTGTACGGTTACTGGTGGAACAGGATCGAATGGAGCTACCGTCGCTGCAAGAGGTTCAGGAGGAGGAGGAGGCTATGGAGGAGGTGGCGCCGGCAGTGGCAGTAACGGAGGGGGTGCAGGCGGAGGCGGCGGATTTCGTAGCAACGGAGGATCGGCGGGAAGTTCAGGTGGCGGCGGCGGCGCCGGTGGAAGATGGGTACCTGGGTTAAGCACTGTTGATGGAGGATCCTCGAACAGTATCACCAATTCGGGGGGAGGAGGAGGAGGCACTTTGACGGGTGGAGCAACCACCTCAAGCGGACTTGGAGGCGATGGAGGGAGCAACTTAAATTCGACGGGAGGAGCTGTAGGAACCAATGGCAATGGAGCTGCGGGGGGCCCAGGAACCGGAGGAGCAGGTGGTGGAAATAATGGCCCAGTTATTACATCTGGAGGAGCGGGTGGCTTTGGCGGTGGCGGTGGCGGATCAGGAACTAACTCTCCACTAACCACTGGCGCGGGTGGAGGAGGAGCTGGGGGTGCCTTTGGAGGTGGCGGAGGCTCTTCAACAGGCGCTGCAAGCGGAGGGGGAGCAGGTGGCGATTTTGGAGGCGGTGGTGGTGCCGGAGCAAATAGTGCGACAGTCGGCGGATCCACAGGCGGCAGCTCCTTTGGTGGTGGAGGCGGTGGTGGTGCCAGAGGAGGACCGGGTACTCTCAAGGGAGGAACAGGAGGTTTTGGCGGTGGCGGTGGCGGCGGCGGACCAGGAAACTCTCCGGGCGCAGGCGGGACCGAGGGGGGCGCTGGAAGCGCCTTTTCAGGTACTACAGGCGGCGGCGGTGGTGGAGGCGCAGGTCTTGGAGGCGCACTTTTTGTACGCGATGGCGGTATTTTAGATATCGGCAGCGGCTGCTCTTTTAGTGGCAATAACGCCTTTGGAGGAACGACTGTCGGTGGAGGTGCACATGGTCAAGGAAAGGGAGGAGATCTCTACGTCATAGACTCTACAACCCTCACCTTTTCTGGGGATGCTACCTTCACGGATAGTTTGGCGCTTCCACCAGGAGTTGCATTCCATAAAAAGGGAGTCGGCCTTCTCTCCCTCTCTGTAGCAAGTAGCTACAGTGGAGATACCTTCATCGATGCTGGGGAGTTAGCTGTAGGCGCTGATAACCAGTTAGGAACTGGAACTAACATCAATGTTGGATCAGCCGGAGAGCTGATTGCCGCTGCGACCTTTTCCACATCGAAAAATGTCACTATTAATCTCGGAAGCACAATTGTCGCAGATAGTGGCGCCGCCTTAACGGTGAATGGCACGCTGGATGGAGCAATTGGAGCTTCCTTGACAGTCAACGATGGAGTTAATACTGGATCGCTTCTTTTAACCACTCCCTCCACCACCTATCAGGGAGGTACGACGATTAACAGCGGAACACTCGCTCTTACAAACACTGCGGCTCTAAATAGCGCAGGACAAGTGCAGGTGGTAAGCGGTGGGACTTTTGATATTAGCAGTCTTACTGCGGGAAGCACGCAGATTGGAGATCTGAACAATTCAGGCACTGTGGCTCTCGGAAGCAAAACTCTACAATTTGGAACCTCTACACCCTCCATTACACTCGATGGAGTGATCCAAGATGGAGGAATTGGCGGAGGAACTGGGGGCAGCGTCGAAAAGCTCGGATCGGGAAAGGTCATCTACAACACTCCTAATACCTACACAGGAACTACGACCATTACAAATGGAGAGTTGAACGTTCGAGCCGCTCTCTCAAGTTCCGTTGTCATCGGCGTAAGCGGAACATTGAGCGGAACCGGCCCCGTAGGCTCAGTAACTAGCAGCGGCAAGATCAGCCCTGGCAACTCGATTGGAACAATTAACATCAACGGAACTCTAACACTTAACTCATCCGCTACCACACAGATCGAGGTGGCGCCACTTTCTGGTTCAAACGATTTAATTGCGGTTACAGGAGCTGCAAGTCTTAATGGCTCCCTTCTTGTTGTGGATGATGCTGGTACCTATCAATCATCTCAAACGCATACGATTCTCACAGCTTCGAATGTCACTGGCACCTTCTCTTCTATCTCTGCAACCAACCCCAACTTCACAGTTTCAGTGCTCTATTTTCCTACGTTTGTAGAGCTCACAATCGGCTCCGGAGGCAGTTTATTTAACAACGTTACCATCTTCGGATCGAATGCCAATAGTGTTAAAAACAACATCAATGCGTTAAACGCAGCTGGGGATTTAACAACAGATCCGGATCTTGCAAGCGTTATCGACTCTCTAGCAGGTCAGAGCGATGCCGTTGTAAACGACGCTCTTACCGAGATGGAGCCCTCTCAGTACAGCGCGATGGCAGAGCTTAACACTGAAGTCGGAGCTGAAATCGCATCTATCTTTCATAATAGACCGAATAGAAAGTGTAGCGAATTTAAACCCTACGATATCTGGATAGAGCCCTTCGGAAACGTGTTTGAGATAGATGATCGTGGTCAGCAGACTGGTTTTCGCGCAAAAATCGGAGGCGTTGCCGCTGGATTTGATGCAAAAGTAATGGACAACTGGGTCGTCGGTTTTGGCGGCGCCTACGACCATAGCAGGATCAAATGGAGATTTAATCGCGGCCATGCCGATGTAAACAGCTACTACGGAGCCGTCTATACAGATTATAAAACGTCGAAAGCTTATTTGGGGGCAACTCTTCTAGCTGGAAAAGATAGATACCACGTCTCACGCGGCATCAACTTTGTAACGACCAATCGCCACGCAATTAGCAACTATAACGGGTATGATATCGTAGGTCAGCTCTCGGGCGGACTCTTCTGGGGTACCTCTCGTTTCGTTGCCTCTCCCTACGTGAATTTAGATTACATCTACTTGCACGAGAATAAATTTACCGAGAAGAAAGCAGGAGGCCTAAACCTCAATGTCTCTTCTTATGCAAGCGAAACGTTTAGAAGTGAAACTGGCATGAGCTTCCGCTACCGTTTAGGGGATAGAGATAAGCCCTACTGCTTCACTCCGCTCGTCTCCCTCTCTTGGATTTCAGACGTGCCAATACATCGCGACAAGTACAAAACCACCTTTGTTGGCCAAACCATTCCCTTTGAAATCGTCGGGTGGAACCACACCTGGAACCTCTTTGCACCGAGCGTCGGATTCACCTTCTCTCTGCCCCATTTTGCACTTACCATGCAGTACATGTCAGAGATTGGCAGCGGCTTCTTTGCGCAAAAAGGGAACATCCGCCTCGACTTCACCTGGTAG
- a CDS encoding DUF4765 family protein produces the protein MTTISEKMHGDTTIAGAGAETIVDGSLSKKVTAVVKPVLKTSGTSSSKENRPITAGSTSGSKSSVIPAHILSEIRAAGAPEKEEENLLPKIEKTLEATYNRLPKPGPKPGDASVAIVWRGCNSSQLTRMLKSETAGGKPVNTDVGRPTEVEAQRQVGEVARFPEFTFDPKVAEGFGTDAYVGVFAIETRYLSPGSKAESGVVCYADAPVQLIGWKKGRPSLPVGAGSPRRY, from the coding sequence ATGACGACAATATCAGAAAAGATGCATGGCGATACTACCATTGCCGGTGCCGGTGCAGAAACCATCGTAGATGGCTCCCTTTCAAAAAAGGTCACTGCTGTAGTGAAGCCCGTTCTGAAAACCTCAGGGACATCTTCTTCCAAAGAAAATCGGCCAATTACTGCTGGCAGCACTTCTGGATCAAAATCTTCTGTGATTCCAGCTCATATTCTAAGCGAAATTAGAGCTGCTGGAGCCCCTGAAAAGGAAGAGGAGAACCTGCTGCCCAAAATAGAGAAGACTCTGGAAGCCACCTACAATAGACTTCCCAAACCGGGACCTAAGCCTGGTGATGCGAGCGTCGCAATTGTTTGGCGTGGATGTAACTCATCTCAACTGACCAGAATGTTAAAGAGTGAGACTGCAGGTGGTAAACCCGTCAATACTGATGTAGGTCGCCCTACTGAAGTCGAAGCTCAAAGACAGGTTGGCGAAGTTGCGCGCTTCCCCGAGTTCACTTTTGATCCAAAAGTAGCAGAGGGATTCGGCACCGACGCCTACGTAGGTGTATTTGCAATTGAAACGCGCTACCTATCACCAGGTAGTAAAGCGGAATCTGGCGTGGTCTGCTATGCAGACGCTCCCGTGCAGCTAATTGGCTGGAAAAAAGGCAGACCCTCACTACCCGTAGGCGCTGGCTCTCCACGTAGGTACTAG